AACTCCTCGTAGATCGGCTTCGCGTGGTGGAAGTCGCTCTGGGAGGCGGGCACCTCGTCGTGTCGCACGCCGTCCACGTCGTAGGCGACGCAGACCGGGATGCGCTCGATGCCGGTGAGGGTGTCCAGCTTGGTCAGCACGAAATCGGTGACGCCGTTGACGCGCGCGGTGTACCGGGCGATCGGGGCGTCGTACCAGCCGGTGCGGCGCGGCCGGCCGGTGGTGGTGCCGAACTCGAAGCCGCGCTCGCGCAGGAACTCGCCCCACTCGTCGAACAGCTCGGTCGGGAACGGGCCCGACCCAACGCGCGTGGTGTAGGCCTTGACGATGCCGATCACGCGGTCGATGCGGTTCGGGCCGATTCCGGAGCCGGTCGCAGCGCCGCCAGACGTGGAGCTGGAGGAGGTGACAAACGGGTACGTGCCGTGGTCGACATCCAGCATGGTGGCCTGGCCGCCCTCGAACAGCACGTACTTGCCGTCCTCCAAGGCCTGGTGCAGCAGCAGCGAGGAGTCGACCACCATCGGGCGCAGGCGCTCGGCGTAGCTCAGCAGATCGTCAACGATCTCGTCCAAGCCGATGGCGCGGCGGTTGTAGACCTTCACGAGCAGGTGGTTCTTCTGGTCGAGCGCCCCCTCGACCTTCTGGCGCAGAATGTTCTCGTCGAAGAGGTCCTGGATGCGGATGCCGACGCGGTTGATCTTGTCCGCGTAGGTCGGTCCGATGCCGCGGCCCGTCGTGCCGATCTGGCGCTTGCCGAGGAAGCGTTCGGTCACCTTGTCGATCGTGCGGTGATAGTGCGTGATGACGTGCGCGTTGGAGCTGATCTTGAGGCGGGAGACGTCCACGCCGCGGGCGATGAGGCCGTCCAGCTCCTGGAAGAGCACGTCGAGGTCGACCACGACGCCGTTCGCGATGACCGGGGTGACGCCCCCAGTGAGAATGCCCGACGGCAGCAGGTGCAGCGCGTACTTCTCGTCGCCGACGACCACCGTGTGCCCGGCGTTGTTGCCGCCGTTGAACTTGACCACGTAGTCGATGCGGCTGCCGAGGAGGTCGGTGGCTTTCCCTTTGCCTTCGTCGCCCCACTGGGCGCCGATGATCACGATCGCGGGCACTGTTCGTATCCTCTCGGTGGACGGGCGCGCCGCCGCCGGGGCGCGCGGTCGTCACACCCGATCCTATCGCGGGCGGCCGCTGGGCCGTCCCGCGCCGGGCCCGGTGGAGGCGGGCGGCGCGCCGGTGCGGGGAAACCGGCGGCGGGAAGCGGGCTGGGCGGCGTTCGCCGGCCGGGAGTCCCCGGAGAGGACAGCCCGGGGAGAATCTGCACAGCATTGTGCAATATGCTTACGATAGCGCCATGCCGCCCCCCACCCGCACCCCTCGGCGCGACGCCACTGCGAACCGGGAGGCGATCCTCGTGGCCGCAGCGGCGGCGTTCAACGAGGACATCGACGCTTCCCTCGAGACGGTGGCCGCGCACGCCGGGCTCAGCCGTCGCGCTATCTACGGGCACTTCGCCACCCGCGACGAGCTGCTGACCGCGGTGTTCACCCGGGGCGCCGCCAGCCTCGCCGCCCTGCTCGTCCCGGTGTCGCATCCGGATCCCCGGGTCGAGATCGCCCTGTACGGCGCGACGCTCTGGGCCGGGGTCGAGCACATCCGGGTCAGCGCGGCGCTGGCCGTCCGCGGTCCGCACCGGGCCACGGTGGTCGCAGCGCTCGACCCGGCGCGCGAGCGGCTGCGCACGACGGTGCGGCGCGGGATGGCCACGGGCGCAATCCGCGCCGACCTCGATCGCGAGACCATCACCCGGCTGATCGAGAACGCCGCCGTCTCCGTGCTGGACGAGGCCACGCGCACCGGGCTCTCCGATGCCGACGGGCACCGGCTGGTCATGCTGGCCGGACTGTCCGCGGCCGGAGTGGGATGGCAGGCGGCCGGAACGCTGATCGACGAGACCCCCGAGCTGGCCTTCGGGGCTTTGGCCGCCGAGGGGGCGAACAACCGATGAGGGTCGTGCTCGACAGCGTCTCCAAGGGCGCGCGCAACGCGGCCCTCCCGCCCACCTCCCTCACCTTCCAGACCGGCCAGGCCACGCTCGCCCGGGCCGAGACCGAGCAGCGGCCGGCCGTCCTCGGCCTGATCGCCTCCGGGCGGATGCGGCCCGACGCCGGAACGGTCACGATCGACGGGGCGACCGACGCCGCCGCTCTGCGCCGCAGGGTCGCCCTCATCGACGCGACCGACGTGTGCGAGCCGGCCCCGGATGTCACCGTCGCCGGGATCGCGGCGGAGGAGCTCATGTTCGCCGGGCGACCGTCCTCCCCCCTCGCCGTCAACCGGCGACTGGCCGAGCTGGGCGCCTCGGAGTTCGCGCGCTACGCCATCGGGACCGTGCCGCCGACCGCCCGCATCCGGCTGCTCGCCGAGCTGGCGCTGATGCGGAAGAGCGTGGAGGGGCTCGTCATTGTATCCCCCGACCGGCACGGCGGCGACCCGGTCGAGTGGTGGCGGTTCGCCCGCGAGCTCGCCGGACGCAGCATCGCGGTGCTCATCGTCGCGGGCGACGCCTCCGCCGCCGCCATCGCGGCGGAGTCCCTGGTCTCCCGCCTGGACGAGATCGGAGGCCCCCGAACCTTCGACGAAGACCCCGGCCGCGACGACACCGACGCTCTCCCCGATGTGGTCATGACCGAACCCGAACAGGCCGAGGAGCGCGCGTGAAGATCCCGCAGATGATCGCGGCGGAGTTCCGCCGGCTGACCGCCAGCCCGATGGCCATCGTCGCGCTCATCGCACTGATGTGCGTCCCCGTGTTGTACGGGGGCCTGTACTTGTGGGCCAACCAGGACCCGTACGCCCATCTCAACCGGATACCGGCGGCCATTGTCGTGGACGACACCGGCACGACCACCGACGGCAAGAGCGTCAACTACGGCGACCAGGTGGCCGACCAGCTCATCGAGGACGGCGCGTTCCAGTGGCACCGCGTCGCCTCCGGTTCCGCGGCCGCGGGCGTGGACAACTCGAAATACGACTTCAGCGTCACCTTCCCGGCGGGCTTCTCCGAAGCCCTCGCTTCGGCCTCCGGTTCGGGCCCGCACCGCGCGGTGGTCACCCTCACGACAAACGACGCGAACAGCTATCTCGCCTCGACCATCGGCGCCCAGGCCGGAGAGAAGATCCGCACCTCCATCGTCAAGCGGGTGAACGAGGAGGCAGCGCAGCTATTCCTTCTGGGCCTCGCCGATATCCGGTCGAGCCTGGTCACAGCCGCGGACGGCGCGCAGCAGCTGGCCGAGGGCAGCGCCGCCGCGCGATCGGGAGCGGGCGAACTCGCCGACGGGACGGCGCAGGTCGCGACGGGCTCGCACACACTGGCAGAAAGACTGGGCGAACTCACCTCGGGAGCGCAACAGGTCTCCACCGGCGCCGCCCAGGTCGCCGCGGGGAGCAACCAGCTCGCCGCGAAGGCGGCGCAGGCCAGCCGGGCCGCCGCGCAGCTGGCGGCGGACGCCCCCGCCGCCGGACAGCAGCTCATCCAGAAGCTGCAGGACGACGGAGCCGACCCCGCGGTCATCGCCCAGGTTCAGGCCGCCCTCAGCGACATCGACGGCAAGGTGCAGTCGGGCAACGCCCAGATCCAGGAGGCTGTCGGCCCGGTGGGCCAGCTCGCCGACGGCGCCAGCCACGTCGCGTCCGGGGCGGCCGAGGTCGCCGCTGGATCGGCTCAGGCGCAGTCCGGCGCGGCGCAGCTCGCTCTCGGCGCGAACGCCGCAGCCTCGGGCGCCGCCCAGCTCCAGGACGGTCTGACCACCCTGTACGACGGCGCGGCGCACTTGCACGACGGTCTCTCCAGCGGCGTCAGCCAGATCCCGGACGCCTCCCCGGACCTGCAGAAGAAGCAGGCGTCCACCATCGCCGACCCGGTGAACCTGAAGAACGAGTCGATCACCTCCGCCGGAACCTACGGCGCGGGCCTCGCGCCGTTCTTCGTCGCCCTCGCCGGCTGGATCGGCATCTACGCGCTGTTCCTGATCATCAAGCCGGTCTCCCGCCGAGCCATCACCGCACTGCACTCGCCCGTCAAGATAGCCCTCGCCGGCTGGCTGACCCCGGGCCTGCTCGGGGCGGTGCAGATGGTCGGACTGTTCGCGATCGTGTCGGGGGCCCTTGGCTTCGGCATCCAGAACCCGCTCGGGATGTACGGGCTGATGGCCCTCGCCTCCGTCACCTTCGCCGCGATCATCCTCGCGCTGAACGTGTGGCTCGGAAGCGTGGGGCAGTTCCTCGGGCTCGTGCTGATGGTGCTGCAGCTGGTGACGGCGGGCGGGACCTTCCCCTGGCAGACGCTGCCCCGTCCGCTCGCCGCACTGCACCACGTGCTGCCGATGTCGTATGCCGTGGACGGGATCCGTCAGCTGATGTACGGCGGCAACCCGGCGACGGCGTGGGCGGATGCGGGCGTGCTGGCGCTGTGGCTGCTCGTCGCGCTGCTGCTGGCGGCGATCGGGGTGACCCGGATGACGCACTTCCGCACCCTGCGCGATCTGCGGCCCTCGCTGATCGGCTGAGGCGAGGCCGGCGCTGTGTGTCGGCGGCCCAGGCTACACTCGCCTCGTGGCTGCACGCTTACGCATTCTGCACCTCAGCGACACGCACCTGTGCGGCGACGGCCGGCTGCACTACGGGATGGTCGACACGCTCGCCGCCCTCGACCGGGTGCTGGCGCACGCCTCGTCGCTGGACGCTGTGGATATGGTGGCCGCCTCCGGGGATCTCTCCGACGACGGCAGCCCCGCGTCGTACCGGCTGCTGCAGGAGCGGCTCGAACCGTGGGCGGCCGAACGCGGGGCGGTGGTCGCGTACGCGATGGGGAACCACGATCTGCCGGACGCCTTCGAGTCCGTGCTCGGGCCGCGCGAGCGCGCACTCGACGCGAACGGCTTCCGCATCCTCACCGTCGACACCACCGTGCCCTGCGCCGGCTACGGGCGCGTGGACACCGCCCAGCTGGACCGTCTCAGCGAAGCCCTCGCGGAGCCGTCCGAGCACGGGACGGCAATCGTCCTGCACCACCCGCCCGCGCCGCCGACGACCAGGCTCTTCGACACGCTCCGCCTGGTCGACCCCGAGCCGCTGCTCGAGGTGTGCTCAGCCGGAGACGTCCGGCTGATCCTCGCCGGCCACTACCACCACGCGCTCGTGACCGCGGGCGGCGCGCGGCATCCCGATCGTCGTGGCGCCGGCCGTCGCGAACACGACGGACATCCTGTGGCCGCCGCCCGGGGAGCGGGCGGTGCGGAGGTCCGCCTTCGCGCTGGTCGACCTCCCCGCGAACGGACACGCCGGGCGCATGTCGTCGCTGTCCCGGCCGAGGGCGACGGTGAGACCGTCTACGCCCTCGACGCGCAAGCGGTGGCCGGGATCGCCGCCGCCGCGGGCTGGCGGGGCGAAGGCTGATGCGGTTCACTCCCCTTGTGAGGTCTTGTGGCGTCTTGTGGCGACCGGCTGGGCGGCCGAAGCCGACGGTGTGACAGAGCGACCGCTGACCTGACCTGACCGCTTACGCGAATGGGACGTGCTGCACGACCCACGCGTGCATCGCGACAGCGGCCGCCGCTGACGCATTGATCGACCGGGTGGAGCCGAACTGGCTGATCTCCACCACCGTGTCCGCAGCCGCGATCGCCGGCTCGGAGAGCCCCGGGCCCTCCTGCCCGAACAGCAGCACGCACTCCCGCGGCAGCCCCGTCGTCTCGATCCGGACCGAACCGGGAACATTGTCCACCGCCACGATCGGGAGGCCATCCGCGCGCGCCCAGGCGACGAAGGAATCGACATTGTCGTGGTGCCGGAGGTGCTGATAACGGTCTGTGACCATGGCGCCCCGCTTGTTCCAGCGACGCCGGCCGACGATATGCACCGTGTCTGCGGCGAACGCGTTGGCGCTGCGGACGATCGAGCCGATGTTCATGTCGTGCTGCCAGTTCTCGATGGCGACATGGAACGGGTGGCGGCGCTGGTCAAGATCCGCCACGATCGCCTCCATCCGCCAGTAGCGGTAGCGGTCGATCACATTGCGGGTGTCTCCGGTCCGGAGGAGTTCGGGGTCGAAGACGGGGTCCGCGGGCCAGGGGCCGGGCCAGGGGCCGACACCGTGCGCGGTGAGTTCGGGGCTGGGGGTCGCCTGCCCCGGCGCTGCGTGCTCCGAGTTGTCCACCGGTCAAGGGTATCCGCGCTGGACGGCCGCTCACCCCGGCGGCGTTCCCGGAAAGCCCGGACCTGCGGAAAACCCCGCGGCACTGCGCGGGGCAATATGCTGGGTCCATCGGATCTCCATCGAAAGGGGTGCCCGTGACGCGGCGCGACGAGATCGAATGCTGGCTCACTGACATGGACGGCGTGCTTGTCCACGAGAACAAGGCGCTGCCCGGCGCCCCGGCGCTGATTCAGCAGTGGCGGGATCAGGGCACACCGTTCCTGGTGCTCACCAACAACTCGATCTACACCCCGCGCGATCTCGCCGCCCGGCTCCGCGCGTCCGGCCTGGACGTCCCCGAGGAATCCATCTGGACCTCCGCTCTGGCGACCGCCGACTTCCTCCGCCAGCAGAATCCCGGCGGGAGCGTCTACGTCATCGGCGAGGCCGGTCTGACCACGGCGCTGCACGAGGCCGGATTCATCATGACGGAGACGAATCCGGACTACGTGGTCGTCGGCGAGACGCGCAGTTACTCGTTCGACGCCATTACCAAAGCCATCCGCCTCATCGGCAAAGGCGCACGGTTCATCGCGACCAACCCGGACGCGACCGGGCCGAGCGCCGAGGGCCCACTGCCCGCCACCGGCGCGGTCACCGCGATGATCACCAAAGCGACCGGGATGAAACCCTACGTCATCGGCAAGCCCAACCCGATGATGTTCCGCTCCGCACTCAACCGGATCGGCGCGCACTCGGAGAACACCGCGATGATCGGCGACCGGATGGACACCGACGTCGTCGCGGGCATTGAGGCCGGACTCCACACCATCCTGGTGCTCACCGGCATCAGCGACCAAGCGGAGATCGACCTCTATCCGTTCCGCCCGGACGAGATTCTCCCGGGTGTGGACGCCCTCGTCGCACGCGAACCGGTCGAGTCCGAGTTCTGACGCACCACAAGAAAGCAGCACCGCCATGCGGGATGTGACACCCGAGTCGCTCACCCTCGTCCGGATGGCCGTGCGCGAAGCCGCACGGGACGCGTGGAACGCTCTCCGCACCGCGCATCCAGACGACAGCTTCTACTACTTCGGCCTTTGGACGACCCCGCTGGCGCACCGGCCCGCCCCGACGGCCGCCTCGATCGAGGGCCTCGACCGCGCGGTGGCAGAACTGCGCGCGGACGGGGTGGAGCGCCGGCACGACGAGCTGCGCTGGTCGGTCAACGACTCCCCGTATGTACGGCGATGAGCGCTTCCATACGGTGGCCGCACTGTTCGAGGAGTTCGGCTCGCCGTTCGACCGTCCGCCCGCGACCGGCGAGGCCCTCCTCGGCTGCCTCCGCGGAGCGCTCTCCGACCTGGACGCCGAGGGGTGCTTCGGCAGCGGTAAGCAGCGGAACGCCGTGGTGGTCAACCTTAGCTTCCCCGGCGCGGACACTCCCGGCGAGCTGATCGCCCAGGCCCGATCGCTCAACCCCGCGAGCGCACTGGCCCGCTACGAACACGACCTCGGCGGGCGCTGACCGGCCGGGGTCAGCCCGTCGGTCCGGGGCCTGCGACCGACGAGGTCAGCGGCTGCCCGCTGGACCGGCTGGCGAAGCAGTAGTAGGAGCGCTGCCCGGACGCCCACTGGGCCTCGGCGGCCGGGAAGGCGCCCTGAACCTGCAGGTCCGGATAGGAACCCGCCGCCGCGAGGTCGATCACACCCGGCGCCGTGCAAAGCGCATTGATCTGCCCCGCGATCGTGTCGGCTCCCGGGTAGTGCGCGGCGGGGTCGGTTGAAAGGAGGTTGGTGTACAGCAGCTGTGCGGCGTGCGGCGCCGCACAATCCACCACAGTGAAGGTGTCGGCCCAGGGACCGGTGTACGGTTCGATGCACTCGCCGCCGCCGAGAGAATGCCACGGATGCACCCCGGCTCCGGCAGCGGCAGCCACCTTCGGGGTGACGGTCGGTGCTGGCGTCACCGCCGGCACGTCTCCGGTGGGCGGTTGCTTCGCAGACGGAGCGCCGAGCAGCGACGGGATGGCCATCCCGAGCGCGAACAGACCGACGAGCAGGAGGCCGACCGCCAGCGCCCCGGCTGCCCGGAGGAGCGAGCGGGTCTGCCTGCTCGCGGGCGAACGCGGGGGCGAAGGAGAGGTGGGGGCGGCTGGCGCGACATCGGAGCCCTCGGACGGAGCGGCCGGGACAGGCGAGGGGGTCCCGATCGGCGGGGCCGCGGAAGACGCTGCGGCCTCCGGTGCGCAGGCAGCGTTCAGTCTGGCCGTCTCAGCGAGATCGTCCCACGGCTCCAAAGGGGTGGTGAGCGCCTCGAACGGAACCGTCTCCGTCGGCGCAGTGAGCTGCGGTCCTTCCAGAGCTGCGGCCTCCAGCGTCGGGAAAAGGAGGCTACCGCCTGTGGACGCGCGCCGAGGGGCGATGGCCGGATCGGCTTCCGTCCACGGCTGCGCCGCGAGGGCGCCGGGTTCTTCCTCGACGGGAGGGCCAAAGAGCAGCGCGAGGCCGTCATCCGCGTTGTCGCGCTCGGTCTGGTCCGGCTCCGGCGGCCCAGAAAGGCTCTCGTCGCCGGGAACCGCAACCGCTGCGTCCGTGGGACGGAACCCGTCGAACGGGCTCGTCGCCGGCGACAGCAGCCCCCCGAGCGTCGCATCCACCTTCTCCGCGAGCGGCGCCTCCGGCTCTTCGCGCGACCCGGCCGCGGGTTCTGGTTCGCGCCCCGCCGATGGGCGAGGCCTGGTCAGGGACACGAAGAGGTCCGACGGCTCGAAACCAGCAGCCGATGACACCGCGGGAGCCGCCTCCGGAACCGCGCGAGGCTGCGTCTCCGCGGAGACCTGGCCGGCAGCCTCCTCACTCTCCGCCGCGTCCTCGGAAAGCCGCAGATTCCACGCGAACCCGGCCTCAGCCGGCTCCTCCGCCGGTTCCGCCTCGGGTTCCTTAAGAAGGTCTTCGAAGCCGGGGGCGACGAGCGCGGGCGACGCAATCGGCTCCTCAGCGGCATCCGGTCCGACCGGCGCGGTGGGTCCGACCGGCACGGTGGGCTCAACCGGCGCACCCGGCATTTCCTCGACCGCACCCGGAGCGTCCACCGTCGACTCCCCCAGCGGCGGCGTGGCGGCACGCCGCCGCTGGGCGACACCCCGGAGCTCAGCGATATCACGCTGCGCACTGGCACCCCGCAACACGGCAGCACCCGGCGCGGCCTCCTCGCCCGTGTCGCGTCCAGCTGCCCCGGCTCGCGGCGGACTCGGCGTATCCGCCCGGCGTCCACCGGTCAGCTGCGCGAGCAACCACTCCGAACTCCCGAACTCGGGCGCGGCGGGCACACCCGCCTCGCTCTCCGGCTCCTCTCCGGTGTGCGGACGCTCGGGGTCGCGATGGTCGGTCACTCGAGCCCCAGCTCTTTCAGGCCGATGGCAGCGTAGTAGGGGTAGCCCGCGGCTTCGATGGCCTCGCGGGCGCCGGTGTCGCGGTCGACCACGACGCCGACGGCGGCGATCTCAGCACCGGCTCTCTTCAGGGCTTCGATCGCTGTGAGAGGGGAACCTCCGGTGGTGGAGGTGTCTTCGAGCACGATGACACGTTTGCCGGCGAGATCCGGGCCCTCGACCTGCTTGCCGCGGCCGTGGTCTTTGGGCTCCTTGCGCACGACGAAGGCGTCGTAGGACAGCCCGCGCGCAGCGCCCTGGTGCAGGATGGCGGCGGCGACGGGATCGGCCCCCATCGTCATCCCGCCCACCGCGACGACATCCGGGACGCCGGCGATCACCTCGAGCATAACCTGGCCGATCAGCGGTGCGACGCGGTGATCGAGGCTGACCTTGCGCAGATCGACGTAGTAGCTGGCCTTTTTGCCGCTGGTCAGCGCGAAGTCGCCGCGGAAGACGGCTTCGGCTGAGATGTAGTCGATGAGCTGCTGTCGTGGGTCGGTCACACCTGCGATTCTATGGGGCGAACGCAGCCGCATGCAGGGGGTTCGAACGCATCCGGCGCAGGATGCGCCCGGGAGTGAGGAGGACGTCAGCGCTCCCCGCTACGATCAAGGCATGCGTGTCGCCACCTGGAACGTGAATTCCATCCGCACCCGAGTCGCCCGGGTGGTGGACTGGATGGTCCGGGAGGACGTGGATGCGCTGGCCATGCAGGAGATCAAGTGCAAACCCGAGCAGTTCCCGTACGAGGCGTTCGAGAAGGCCGGATACGAGGTCGTGCTGCACGGGCTGAACCAGTGGAACGGGGTGGCGATCGCGTCCCGGCTGCCGATCGACGAGGCCGAGATCGGGTTCCCGGACATGCCCGGCTTTCTGAAGGGCCACGACGGTCCCGGCCTGCCCACGGAGGCGCGCGCGATCGGGGCGACGGTGGAGGGCGTGCGGCTGTGGAGCCTGTACGTCCCGAACGGCCGGGCGCTCGACGACCCGCACTACACCTACAAGCTCGACTGGCTGGCGGCGCTCCTCACGAACGCGCGCAGCTGGCTGGCGGAGGACCCCGAGCTACCGCTCGCGCTCATGGGCGACTGGAACGTCGCCCCCCTGGACTCCGATGTCGGCGACCCGAGCCTGATCCCGGGCGTCTCGACGCACATCTCCCCACCGGAGCGCGCCGCGTTCGCCGCGTTCGAGCAGGCCGGACTGATCGATGTGGTGCGCCCGATCGTTCCCGAGGGGTACACCTACTGGGACTACAAGCAATTGCGTTTCCCGCGCAACGAAGGCATGCGGATCGACTTCGTCCTCGGATCGCGGGCGTTCGCCGACCGGGTCGTGGACGCCAGCATCCACCGCGCTGAGCGCAAGGGCGACGCGCCGAGCGATCACGTCCCCGTGCTGGTCGAGCTCGCGGACGGCCGCCCGGAAGACGCGGACGACCGGCCGATGTTCCGCTGAGAGAGGAGCGTTCCCGGCCCCCGGCGGCCACCCGGGAGAGGACGGGCGGGAGAACGCTCTGTTCGCTCATGCCGTCGAGCAGACGGCTGGCTGGCCATCGTCATGGTTCTGCTCGGAGACCTCGTCGGCAGCCCGCGCCGGTGGTGACACAACTCTGGGCGCGGGTTAAACCACGATGCCGGGCGGCATGGACGCTAGGTTTCCACACTGCCCGTCGTACGCTCAGGGCTATCGTCGGCGGGCTTTTCGGGTTCCCCCTGACGACTCTTGAAGACTACCGGATTTGTCGGTCAAATGGAGGACATTTTTGTACCCCGGCCTACCCCCAATTCGGGGTACATACGAAATGTTCATCAGCCTCTGGTCGTGTCACCGCCCGAGTTCGCGGACAAGCGCGGCCACGAAGTCGTCGATGTCCTGCTCGGTGGTGTCGAAGGAGCACATCCAGCGCACCTCGTTCCGTGCCGCATCCCAGTCGTAGAACCGGAAGCGCTCGCGCAGGCGGTCGGCGACCCCGTCCGGAAGCGTCGCGAACACGCCATTCGCCTGGGTTTTCTGGCTGAAGCCGATGCCCTGAACGCTCCCGTCCGCGATGCCCGCCTCCAGCGCGCCGCGCAGCCGGGCCGCCATCGCGTTCGCGTGGGAAGCGGAGCGCAGGTGCAGATCGTCCGTCAGGAGGGCGATCAGCTGGGCCGAGATGAACCGCATCTTCGACGCCAGCTGCATGTTCAGCTTGCGCAGGTAGAGCAGCCCTTCGGAGGCGTCCGGGTTCAGCACGACGACGGCCTCACCGTAGAGCATCCCGTTCTTGGTCCCCCCGAAGCTCAGATCGACGCCCGCCGTCAGCGCCGCCGCGGCCGCCGCAGCCGGCGACCCCAGCTGCGCGATCAGCCGGTCCACCGCCTTGCCGTCTGCCATCACGACCCCGTCGAAGCCCCACTCTCCGCGCAGTGTGCCGGTGAGCAGACCCGCATCCGCGCAACACGGCACACCGTCGATGTCCTTGTACGCCGCCATCAGCCCGAGCGCACCGGCCTCCACCCCCGCGCGCGCCGCTGGCAGGTGCAGTTCGCGCAGCTCCCGGCGGCCGATCGGCGCGGACTGGCCGTTCCGGCCGCCCATGCCGTCGCCCTGGGCCGCGAAGTGTTTGAGCACCACGCCGACCCCGCTGCCGTCGGCGAGCCGGGTGCGAGCGTTGCCCTGCATCCCGAGCACCACCGCCTCGGTCAGCGCCGCCGCCAGCGCGGGGCTCTCGCCGAAGCACTCCTCGCTGCGGCCCCAGCGCGGGTCGCGCAGCAGGTCCAGCGTGGACACCAACGCCAGGTGTACACCGTCCGCGCGCAGGAGGCCGGAGACCGTGGAGGCCGCCGCGCGCACCAGATCCGGCCGCCAGGCTGCGGCGCTCGCCAGGTTCACCGGCAGCAGCGGCGCACCGAGCGCCTGGTGGCCGTGCGGCGCCTCCTCGACCAGCAACGCGCCCGTGCCGTGCGGGGAGACCGCGCGCACGGCATCCTGGACCAGCCCGGCTACGTGTGCCCTGTCCTCGGGCGGGACACCGTTCTCCCAGCCGCGTCCCGACCAGGATCCGCGCGGAAGAGTCCGTACAGCGCACCGAGCCCCGACCAACGCTCCAGCTCCGCGTGCAAAGTGTCGGTGAGTTCGTAGCCGCCGGGCGTGCGGCGCACGCACTCCCAGCCGTAGAGGCGCTGGTTCAGCTGCCCGATCTTCTCGCGCGTGCTCAGCGCGGCCAGCAGGTCATCGGCTGCGGTCATAGAAGAAGTGGTTCCTCCCGATCAGGACCGGCCACCGGAGCCGGTCGGGTTCGACGGCCGCGGCCGTGCGGCGCAGAAAGGTGTGCCTCTCGCCGGGCAGGAGGGTGACCAGGGCGCTGTCGACCGTCGCCGCCGGGGCGAGCCGGTCGGCCAGCAGGCAGAGGTCGCCGACAGCGGTCCGGGCGGTCACGGCGACCGCGGCGAGGAG
Above is a genomic segment from Leifsonia xyli subsp. xyli str. CTCB07 containing:
- a CDS encoding DUF4303 domain-containing protein, with product MAALFEEFGSPFDRPPATGEALLGCLRGALSDLDAEGCFGSGKQRNAVVVNLSFPGADTPGELIAQARSLNPASALARYEHDLGGR
- a CDS encoding HAD-IIA family hydrolase, which gives rise to MTRRDEIECWLTDMDGVLVHENKALPGAPALIQQWRDQGTPFLVLTNNSIYTPRDLAARLRASGLDVPEESIWTSALATADFLRQQNPGGSVYVIGEAGLTTALHEAGFIMTETNPDYVVVGETRSYSFDAITKAIRLIGKGARFIATNPDATGPSAEGPLPATGAVTAMITKATGMKPYVIGKPNPMMFRSALNRIGAHSENTAMIGDRMDTDVVAGIEAGLHTILVLTGISDQAEIDLYPFRPDEILPGVDALVAREPVESEF
- a CDS encoding metallophosphoesterase, producing MAARLRILHLSDTHLCGDGRLHYGMVDTLAALDRVLAHASSLDAVDMVAASGDLSDDGSPASYRLLQERLEPWAAERGAVVAYAMGNHDLPDAFESVLGPRERALDANGFRILTVDTTVPCAGYGRVDTAQLDRLSEALAEPSEHGTAIVLHHPPAPPTTRLFDTLRLVDPEPLLEVCSAGDVRLILAGHYHHALVTAGGARHPDRRGAGRREHDGHPVAAARGAGGAEVRLRAGRPPRERTRRAHVVAVPAEGDGETVYALDAQAVAGIAAAAGWRGEG
- a CDS encoding TrmH family RNA methyltransferase produces the protein MDNSEHAAPGQATPSPELTAHGVGPWPGPWPADPVFDPELLRTGDTRNVIDRYRYWRMEAIVADLDQRRHPFHVAIENWQHDMNIGSIVRSANAFAADTVHIVGRRRWNKRGAMVTDRYQHLRHHDNVDSFVAWARADGLPIVAVDNVPGSVRIETTGLPRECVLLFGQEGPGLSEPAIAAADTVVEISQFGSTRSINASAAAAVAMHAWVVQHVPFA
- a CDS encoding DUF4303 domain-containing protein, producing the protein MRDVTPESLTLVRMAVREAARDAWNALRTAHPDDSFYYFGLWTTPLAHRPAPTAASIEGLDRAVAELRADGVERRHDELRWSVNDSPYVRR
- a CDS encoding adenylosuccinate synthase, with the translated sequence MPAIVIIGAQWGDEGKGKATDLLGSRIDYVVKFNGGNNAGHTVVVGDEKYALHLLPSGILTGGVTPVIANGVVVDLDVLFQELDGLIARGVDVSRLKISSNAHVITHYHRTIDKVTERFLGKRQIGTTGRGIGPTYADKINRVGIRIQDLFDENILRQKVEGALDQKNHLLVKVYNRRAIGLDEIVDDLLSYAERLRPMVVDSSLLLHQALEDGKYVLFEGGQATMLDVDHGTYPFVTSSSSTSGGAATGSGIGPNRIDRVIGIVKAYTTRVGSGPFPTELFDEWGEFLRERGFEFGTTTGRPRRTGWYDAPIARYTARVNGVTDFVLTKLDTLTGIERIPVCVAYDVDGVRHDEVPASQSDFHHAKPIYEEFPGWTEDISGARRFEDLPKNAQDYTHALERMSGARISAIGVGPARDEIVVRHDLVGEAPSPADASR
- a CDS encoding TetR/AcrR family transcriptional regulator, yielding MPPPTRTPRRDATANREAILVAAAAAFNEDIDASLETVAAHAGLSRRAIYGHFATRDELLTAVFTRGAASLAALLVPVSHPDPRVEIALYGATLWAGVEHIRVSAALAVRGPHRATVVAALDPARERLRTTVRRGMATGAIRADLDRETITRLIENAAVSVLDEATRTGLSDADGHRLVMLAGLSAAGVGWQAAGTLIDETPELAFGALAAEGANNR
- the pyrE gene encoding orotate phosphoribosyltransferase, producing MTDPRQQLIDYISAEAVFRGDFALTSGKKASYYVDLRKVSLDHRVAPLIGQVMLEVIAGVPDVVAVGGMTMGADPVAAAILHQGAARGLSYDAFVVRKEPKDHGRGKQVEGPDLAGKRVIVLEDTSTTGGSPLTAIEALKRAGAEIAAVGVVVDRDTGAREAIEAAGYPYYAAIGLKELGLE
- a CDS encoding YhgE/Pip family protein produces the protein MKIPQMIAAEFRRLTASPMAIVALIALMCVPVLYGGLYLWANQDPYAHLNRIPAAIVVDDTGTTTDGKSVNYGDQVADQLIEDGAFQWHRVASGSAAAGVDNSKYDFSVTFPAGFSEALASASGSGPHRAVVTLTTNDANSYLASTIGAQAGEKIRTSIVKRVNEEAAQLFLLGLADIRSSLVTAADGAQQLAEGSAAARSGAGELADGTAQVATGSHTLAERLGELTSGAQQVSTGAAQVAAGSNQLAAKAAQASRAAAQLAADAPAAGQQLIQKLQDDGADPAVIAQVQAALSDIDGKVQSGNAQIQEAVGPVGQLADGASHVASGAAEVAAGSAQAQSGAAQLALGANAAASGAAQLQDGLTTLYDGAAHLHDGLSSGVSQIPDASPDLQKKQASTIADPVNLKNESITSAGTYGAGLAPFFVALAGWIGIYALFLIIKPVSRRAITALHSPVKIALAGWLTPGLLGAVQMVGLFAIVSGALGFGIQNPLGMYGLMALASVTFAAIILALNVWLGSVGQFLGLVLMVLQLVTAGGTFPWQTLPRPLAALHHVLPMSYAVDGIRQLMYGGNPATAWADAGVLALWLLVALLLAAIGVTRMTHFRTLRDLRPSLIG